A genomic segment from Anabas testudineus chromosome 6, fAnaTes1.2, whole genome shotgun sequence encodes:
- the dus2 gene encoding tRNA-dihydrouridine(20) synthase [NAD(P)+]-like isoform X1, producing MAPGRLSFSNITALAPMVRVGTLPMRLLALDYGAEVVYCEELIDIKMVQCQRVVNDVLQTVDFVAPDDRVMFRTCDREKDSVVFQMGTADPDRALAVAQLVEKDVAAIDVNMGCPKEYSTKGGMGAALLSEPDKIESILRKLVTGVSVPVTCKIRILPSLEETVSLVQRIEKTGVAAVAVHGRFKEERPRHPVHCDYIEAVAQAVSVPIIANGGSLDLVKTNSDIEEFRKATGASSVMLGRAAMWNASVFRNQGPLPVERVMEEYLKYAIRYDNHAFNTKYCLCQMLRDKVESPLGKQVQAAQTNAEISNAYGLQQFYQQTQEQLQARRDALQSSSQPERPVTDGDVTAMAVKFERREYPPHITPKMFLLEWSRKKKLEQPLYETVQRSQDRAFQSTVVVAEKKYRSSLWEKSKKFAEQAAAIVCLRVLGIPEGRIGEEDSGLVCKRKREGKVNGAADEERSKKRHVAKTGREAETSTAAAAANGDQREADAPR from the exons ATGGCACCAGGCAGGCTCAGCTTCAGTAACATCACCGCCCTGGCTCCGATGGTCCGGGTCGGGACTCTGCCCATGAGGCTGCTGGCTCTGGACTATGGAGCTGAAGTGGTTTACTGCGAG GAGCTGATTGACATCAAAATGGTCCAGTGTCAGAGGGTGGTGAACG atgtGCTGCAGACGGTGGATTTTGTCGCTCCTGATGATCGAGTGATGTTCAGGACGTGTGACAGGGAAAAGGACAGCGTCGTCTTCCAGATG gGAACTGCTGATCCAGACAGAGCGCTGGCTGTGGCTCAGCTTGT GGAGAAGGACGTAGCTGCTATCGATGTGAACATGGGCTGTCCGAAGGAATACTCCACTAAG GGAGGGATGGGAGCTGCTCTTCTGTCAGAACCTGACAAGATCGAGTCG aTCCTCAGGAAACTGGTCACGGGAGTTTCGGTACCAGTGACGTGTAAGATTCGGATTCTGCCTTCG TTGGAGGAGACGGTGAGTCTGGTCCAGAGGATCGAGAAGACGGGCGTCGCTGCTGTCGCCGTCCACGGCAG GTTCAAGGAGGAGCGTCCCAGACATCCTGTCCACTGCGACTACATCGAGGCTGTCGCTCAGGCTGTTTCCGTCCCCATCATCGCCAA CGGCGGCTCTTTGGACTTGGTGAAGACCAACTCTGACATCGAGGAGTTCCGGAAGGCGACCGGCGCCTCGTCTGTCATGTTGGGCCGCGCCGCCATGTGGAACGCGTCCGTGTTCAGAAACCAGGGGCCACTTCCTGTGGAGAGGGTCATGGAGGAATACCTCAAATAC GCGATCCGGTACGACAACCACGCCTTCAACACAAAGTACTGTTTGTGTCAGATGCTCAGAGACAAGGTGGAGTCTCCACTGGGGAAGCAGGTGCAGGCGGCTCAGACCAACGCTGAGATCAG CAACGCGTACGGCCTGCAGCAGTTTTACCAGCAGACGCAGGAACAGCTGCAGGCGCGGAGGGACGCCCTGCAGAGCAGCAGTCAGCCCGAGCGACCGGTCACGGACGGAGACGTCACCGCCATGGCTGTGAAGTTTGAACG GAGGGAGTACCCGCCTCACATCACTCCAAAGATGTTCCTGTTGGAGTGGAGCCGCaagaagaagctggagcagcCGCTGTACGAGACG gtgcAGCGCTCTCAGGATCGAGCCTTTCAGTCGACCGTGGTTGTAGCGGAGAAGAAATACAGGTCTTCCCTGTG GGAGAAGTCGAAGAAATTCGCAGAGCAAGCGGCCGCCATCGTCTGCCTGCGGGTTCTGGGGATCCCTGAAGGTCGTATCGGCGAGGAAGACTCCGGCCTGGTCTgcaagaggaagagggaggggaagGTAAATGGCGCCGCAGACGAAGAAAGGAGCAAGAAACGACACGTGGCTAAAACTGGACGGGAAGCGGAAAcctcaacagctgctgctgcggcCAACGGTGACCAACGGGAAGCGGACGCCCCCAGATAA
- the dus2 gene encoding tRNA-dihydrouridine(20) synthase [NAD(P)+]-like isoform X2, whose translation MFRTCDREKDSVVFQMGTADPDRALAVAQLVEKDVAAIDVNMGCPKEYSTKGGMGAALLSEPDKIESILRKLVTGVSVPVTCKIRILPSLEETVSLVQRIEKTGVAAVAVHGRFKEERPRHPVHCDYIEAVAQAVSVPIIANGGSLDLVKTNSDIEEFRKATGASSVMLGRAAMWNASVFRNQGPLPVERVMEEYLKYAIRYDNHAFNTKYCLCQMLRDKVESPLGKQVQAAQTNAEISNAYGLQQFYQQTQEQLQARRDALQSSSQPERPVTDGDVTAMAVKFERREYPPHITPKMFLLEWSRKKKLEQPLYETVQRSQDRAFQSTVVVAEKKYRSSLWEKSKKFAEQAAAIVCLRVLGIPEGRIGEEDSGLVCKRKREGKVNGAADEERSKKRHVAKTGREAETSTAAAAANGDQREADAPR comes from the exons ATGTTCAGGACGTGTGACAGGGAAAAGGACAGCGTCGTCTTCCAGATG gGAACTGCTGATCCAGACAGAGCGCTGGCTGTGGCTCAGCTTGT GGAGAAGGACGTAGCTGCTATCGATGTGAACATGGGCTGTCCGAAGGAATACTCCACTAAG GGAGGGATGGGAGCTGCTCTTCTGTCAGAACCTGACAAGATCGAGTCG aTCCTCAGGAAACTGGTCACGGGAGTTTCGGTACCAGTGACGTGTAAGATTCGGATTCTGCCTTCG TTGGAGGAGACGGTGAGTCTGGTCCAGAGGATCGAGAAGACGGGCGTCGCTGCTGTCGCCGTCCACGGCAG GTTCAAGGAGGAGCGTCCCAGACATCCTGTCCACTGCGACTACATCGAGGCTGTCGCTCAGGCTGTTTCCGTCCCCATCATCGCCAA CGGCGGCTCTTTGGACTTGGTGAAGACCAACTCTGACATCGAGGAGTTCCGGAAGGCGACCGGCGCCTCGTCTGTCATGTTGGGCCGCGCCGCCATGTGGAACGCGTCCGTGTTCAGAAACCAGGGGCCACTTCCTGTGGAGAGGGTCATGGAGGAATACCTCAAATAC GCGATCCGGTACGACAACCACGCCTTCAACACAAAGTACTGTTTGTGTCAGATGCTCAGAGACAAGGTGGAGTCTCCACTGGGGAAGCAGGTGCAGGCGGCTCAGACCAACGCTGAGATCAG CAACGCGTACGGCCTGCAGCAGTTTTACCAGCAGACGCAGGAACAGCTGCAGGCGCGGAGGGACGCCCTGCAGAGCAGCAGTCAGCCCGAGCGACCGGTCACGGACGGAGACGTCACCGCCATGGCTGTGAAGTTTGAACG GAGGGAGTACCCGCCTCACATCACTCCAAAGATGTTCCTGTTGGAGTGGAGCCGCaagaagaagctggagcagcCGCTGTACGAGACG gtgcAGCGCTCTCAGGATCGAGCCTTTCAGTCGACCGTGGTTGTAGCGGAGAAGAAATACAGGTCTTCCCTGTG GGAGAAGTCGAAGAAATTCGCAGAGCAAGCGGCCGCCATCGTCTGCCTGCGGGTTCTGGGGATCCCTGAAGGTCGTATCGGCGAGGAAGACTCCGGCCTGGTCTgcaagaggaagagggaggggaagGTAAATGGCGCCGCAGACGAAGAAAGGAGCAAGAAACGACACGTGGCTAAAACTGGACGGGAAGCGGAAAcctcaacagctgctgctgcggcCAACGGTGACCAACGGGAAGCGGACGCCCCCAGATAA
- the nfatc3b gene encoding nuclear factor of activated T-cells, cytoplasmic 3 isoform X2 — translation MEVSETAPDLHVKTPPSSTQALTELPISQELQSHLSCFSTAGGYESHGPQYGAQGNLRAFDCPSIQITSIAPNVHDVVAEISQEALAVGGAEGGYLESSWSRDQLYLSLDPCYRDPALSPSPCSSLSSRSCLSDLSSCGSFSHIYDDVDGELRDAAHLALGSPLGSPLGSPGCGGGAFGVELWQQKYQHPSAFSPALSPYQSPRQSPCHSPRTSVTEESWLSRQPNSRPSSRPTSPCGKRRHASADHHARSPSPHHSPSPTPGTSPRGSVTDDTWLGSSPGALGPLQMSDNQDLHVPHKTRKTGQLNLLAGQGDTGLEPFLQVPSHFSWNKPKPGNPPLFGPLSPPPLDWPLPSHFDRFELKLEIQPKSYHRAHYETEGSRGSIKSAEGHPVVKLSGYGEQQVSLLLFIGTADDRFLRPHAFYQVHRVTGKTVTTTCQEKILGGTKVLEVPLLPENNMSASIDCAGILKLRNADIELKKGETDIGRKNTRVRVVFRVAIPQRDGQVLWLQTASVPVECSQRSGQELPQVESFTPTSCSVDGGEELLITGSNISTQSRVMFVEKAPDGRSLWEMDVRPVPEKSSDSSIVVEVPRYNKKTTGPVQVQFYVSNGKRRRSLAQSFTYLPAVGCHRTTVAGTQLIKQEHWEPDHIPHNPPGFCPDVAYYDSSDLPVHCGPPSQNTPCLHCPPPSSIPLFPHTSSAIPSQTPSQSSVPHQTFIPLQPSIMAPDTFTMPCQTSSVSPQISTMPPQTSSVPPQISTMPPQTSSVLPLQSSTIPLQSQTFTVHPQTSTLPPQMPPLPLGASPVGPEGEPSLCLSPVRAFVTPTDAQKNILSTSPGQVLSIKQESEDQPNLGSLGLREITLDDVNEIIDRDISSLSSSAAPPDQFDQYHQFDWEHKSSDAALPFCGGPQ, via the exons ATGGAAGTGAGTGAGACAG CTCCAGATCTCCATGTGAAGACACCTCCCTCCTCCACACAGGCTCTTACCGAGCTGCCCATCAGCCAGGAGCTGCAGAGTCATCTTTCATGTTTCTCCACTGCAGGTGGCTACGAGTCCCACGGGCCCCAGTATGGGGCCCAGGGGAACCTCAGAGCCTTTGACTGCCCGAGTATTCAGATCACTTCTATTGCTCCTAACGTTCATGATGTGGTGGCGGAAATTAGTCAGGAAGCTTTGGCAGTGGGTGGGGCAGAGGGGGGCTACCTTGAGTCGTCCTGGTCCAGAGACCAGCTCTACCTCTCCCTGGACCCCTGCTACCGGGATCCAGCGCTGTCCCCGAGCCCCTGCAGTAGTCTGTCGTCCAGGAGCTGCTTGTCTGACCTCTCCTCCTGTGGGTCCTTCTCCCACATCTACGATGACGTGGATGGGGAGCTTCGCGACGCAGCCCACCTTGCTCTGGGATCTCCTCTTGGGTCACCCCTGGGGTCTCCAGGCTGTGGGGGCGGTGCTTTTGGAGTGGAGTTATGGCAACAAAAATACCAGCATCCTTCAGCCTTCAGCCCAGCGCTGTCACCCTACCAGTCGCCACGGCAGTCACCTTGTCACTCCCCTCGCACCAGTGTCACAGAGGAGAGCTGGCTGAGCCGACAGCCCAACTCCAG GCCATCATCCAGACCAACCTCCCCCTGTGGGAAGAGGCGACATGCCAGCGCTGACCACCATGCCCGTTCACCCTCTCCTCACCATTCACCCAGCCCCACACCAGGCACCTCCCCAAGGGGCAGCGTGACCGATGACACCTGGTTGGGCAGCTCCCCCGGTGCCCTTGGACCCCTTCAGATGTCTGACAACCAAGACCTGCACGTCCCCCATAAGACCAGGAAGACAGGGCAGCTGAACCTCCTGGCTGGTCAGGGAGACACGGGGCTAGAGCCCTTCCTTCAGGTGCCCTCCCACTTCAGCTGGAACAAACCCAAACCGGGAAACCCTCCTCTCTTCGG ACCTTTGTCCCCCCCTCCTCTGGACTGGCCTCTGCCCAGCCACTTTGACCGGTTTGAGTTGAAGCTGGAGATCCAGCCCAAGTCCTACCACAGGGCTCATTATGAGACCGAGGGCAGCCGAGGGTCCATTAAATCAGCTGAAGGACACCCTGTGGTAAAG TTAAGCGGATACGGCGAGCAGCAGGTCAGCCTGCTGCTGTTCATCGGCACGGCGGACGACCGGTTCCTTCGCCCTCATGCCTTCTACCAGGTCCACCGGGTGACGGGGAAAACAGTTACCACCACGTGCCAGGAGAAAATACTTGGAGGCACGAAAGTCTTGGAGGTCCCCCTGCTTCCAGAGAACAACATGTCTGCAAG CATTGACTGTGCCGGCATCCTGAAGCTGCGTAATGCCGACATCGAGCTGAAGAAAGGAGAAACGGACATCGGACGGAAGAACACGAGGGTGCGAGTTGTGTTCAGGGTCGCCATCCCTCAGCGGGATGGGCAGGTGCTGTGGCTGCAGACAGCGTCTGTTCCTGTGGAGTGTT CTCAACGCTCTGGTCAGGAGCTTCCTCAGGTGGAGAGCTTCACTCCAACCAGCTGCTCTGTAGACGGAGGAGAGGAGCTGCTCATCACTGGATCCAACATCTCCACACAGTCCAGGGTTATGTTCGTGGAGAAGGCGCCCG ATGGAAGATCACTGTGGGAAATGGATGTCAGACCTGTGCCAGAAAAGAGCAGTGAT TCCAGCATCGTGGTCGAGGTCCCTCGTTACAATAAGAAGACAACGGGTCCAGTACAGGTCCAGTTCTATGTCTCTaatggaaagagaagaagaagtctaGCACAGAGCTTCACCTACCTGCCTGCGGTCGGATGTCACCGCACCACCGTTGCAGGAACACAGCTGATCAAACAGGAACACTGGGAGCCGGATCACATCCCCCACAATCCACCTGGATTCTGCCCAGATGTTGCCTATTATGATTCCTCCGATCTTCCAGTGCATTGTGGTCCTCCATCCCAAAACACACCTTGTCTCCActgccctcctccctcctctatCCCCCTGTTTCCTCACACCTCATCTGCCATTCCTTCTCAGACCCCCTCTCAGTCCTCAGTCCCCCATCAGACCTTCATTCCTCTTCAGCCTTCTATCATGGCTCCTGATACCTTCACCATGCCTTGTCAGACCTCCTCAGTCTCCCCTCAGATTTCCACGATGCCTCCTCAGACCTCCTCGGTCCCCCCTCAGATTTCCACGATGCCTCCTCAGACCTCCTCGGTCCTTCCTCTTCAGAGCTCCACCATACCTCTCCAGTCTCAGACCTTCACCGTCCACCCTCAGACCTCCACTCTGCCTCCTCAGATGCCTCCCCTACCTCTTGGAGCGTCCCCTGTTGGACCTGAGGGGGAACCATCTCTATGTCTAAGTCCTGTTAGAGCCTTCGTGACCCCCACTGATGCTCAGAAGAACATCCTGAGTACCAGCCCAGGACAGGTGCTGAGTATCAAGCAGGAGTCAGAGGACCAGCCAAATCTGGGCTCGTTGGGCCTCCGGGAGATCACACTGGATGATG TGAACGAGATCATCGACAGAGACATCAGCAGTCTGAGCAGCAGCGCCGCCCCACCTGACCAGTTTGACCAGTACCACCAGTTCGACTGGGAGCACAAGTCCAGTGATGCTGCCTTGCCGTTCTGCGGAGGCCCTCAGTAG
- the nfatc3b gene encoding nuclear factor of activated T-cells, cytoplasmic 3 isoform X1, producing MSSVNCAEELDFTLMFEEDGGQAAAPDLHVKTPPSSTQALTELPISQELQSHLSCFSTAGGYESHGPQYGAQGNLRAFDCPSIQITSIAPNVHDVVAEISQEALAVGGAEGGYLESSWSRDQLYLSLDPCYRDPALSPSPCSSLSSRSCLSDLSSCGSFSHIYDDVDGELRDAAHLALGSPLGSPLGSPGCGGGAFGVELWQQKYQHPSAFSPALSPYQSPRQSPCHSPRTSVTEESWLSRQPNSRPSSRPTSPCGKRRHASADHHARSPSPHHSPSPTPGTSPRGSVTDDTWLGSSPGALGPLQMSDNQDLHVPHKTRKTGQLNLLAGQGDTGLEPFLQVPSHFSWNKPKPGNPPLFGPLSPPPLDWPLPSHFDRFELKLEIQPKSYHRAHYETEGSRGSIKSAEGHPVVKLSGYGEQQVSLLLFIGTADDRFLRPHAFYQVHRVTGKTVTTTCQEKILGGTKVLEVPLLPENNMSASIDCAGILKLRNADIELKKGETDIGRKNTRVRVVFRVAIPQRDGQVLWLQTASVPVECSQRSGQELPQVESFTPTSCSVDGGEELLITGSNISTQSRVMFVEKAPDGRSLWEMDVRPVPEKSSDSSIVVEVPRYNKKTTGPVQVQFYVSNGKRRRSLAQSFTYLPAVGCHRTTVAGTQLIKQEHWEPDHIPHNPPGFCPDVAYYDSSDLPVHCGPPSQNTPCLHCPPPSSIPLFPHTSSAIPSQTPSQSSVPHQTFIPLQPSIMAPDTFTMPCQTSSVSPQISTMPPQTSSVPPQISTMPPQTSSVLPLQSSTIPLQSQTFTVHPQTSTLPPQMPPLPLGASPVGPEGEPSLCLSPVRAFVTPTDAQKNILSTSPGQVLSIKQESEDQPNLGSLGLREITLDDVNEIIDRDISSLSSSAAPPDQFDQYHQFDWEHKSSDAALPFCGGPQ from the exons ATGTCCTCCGTAAACTGCGCGGAGGAGCTGGACTTCACCCTGATGTTCGAGGAGGACGGAGGACAGGCGGCAG CTCCAGATCTCCATGTGAAGACACCTCCCTCCTCCACACAGGCTCTTACCGAGCTGCCCATCAGCCAGGAGCTGCAGAGTCATCTTTCATGTTTCTCCACTGCAGGTGGCTACGAGTCCCACGGGCCCCAGTATGGGGCCCAGGGGAACCTCAGAGCCTTTGACTGCCCGAGTATTCAGATCACTTCTATTGCTCCTAACGTTCATGATGTGGTGGCGGAAATTAGTCAGGAAGCTTTGGCAGTGGGTGGGGCAGAGGGGGGCTACCTTGAGTCGTCCTGGTCCAGAGACCAGCTCTACCTCTCCCTGGACCCCTGCTACCGGGATCCAGCGCTGTCCCCGAGCCCCTGCAGTAGTCTGTCGTCCAGGAGCTGCTTGTCTGACCTCTCCTCCTGTGGGTCCTTCTCCCACATCTACGATGACGTGGATGGGGAGCTTCGCGACGCAGCCCACCTTGCTCTGGGATCTCCTCTTGGGTCACCCCTGGGGTCTCCAGGCTGTGGGGGCGGTGCTTTTGGAGTGGAGTTATGGCAACAAAAATACCAGCATCCTTCAGCCTTCAGCCCAGCGCTGTCACCCTACCAGTCGCCACGGCAGTCACCTTGTCACTCCCCTCGCACCAGTGTCACAGAGGAGAGCTGGCTGAGCCGACAGCCCAACTCCAG GCCATCATCCAGACCAACCTCCCCCTGTGGGAAGAGGCGACATGCCAGCGCTGACCACCATGCCCGTTCACCCTCTCCTCACCATTCACCCAGCCCCACACCAGGCACCTCCCCAAGGGGCAGCGTGACCGATGACACCTGGTTGGGCAGCTCCCCCGGTGCCCTTGGACCCCTTCAGATGTCTGACAACCAAGACCTGCACGTCCCCCATAAGACCAGGAAGACAGGGCAGCTGAACCTCCTGGCTGGTCAGGGAGACACGGGGCTAGAGCCCTTCCTTCAGGTGCCCTCCCACTTCAGCTGGAACAAACCCAAACCGGGAAACCCTCCTCTCTTCGG ACCTTTGTCCCCCCCTCCTCTGGACTGGCCTCTGCCCAGCCACTTTGACCGGTTTGAGTTGAAGCTGGAGATCCAGCCCAAGTCCTACCACAGGGCTCATTATGAGACCGAGGGCAGCCGAGGGTCCATTAAATCAGCTGAAGGACACCCTGTGGTAAAG TTAAGCGGATACGGCGAGCAGCAGGTCAGCCTGCTGCTGTTCATCGGCACGGCGGACGACCGGTTCCTTCGCCCTCATGCCTTCTACCAGGTCCACCGGGTGACGGGGAAAACAGTTACCACCACGTGCCAGGAGAAAATACTTGGAGGCACGAAAGTCTTGGAGGTCCCCCTGCTTCCAGAGAACAACATGTCTGCAAG CATTGACTGTGCCGGCATCCTGAAGCTGCGTAATGCCGACATCGAGCTGAAGAAAGGAGAAACGGACATCGGACGGAAGAACACGAGGGTGCGAGTTGTGTTCAGGGTCGCCATCCCTCAGCGGGATGGGCAGGTGCTGTGGCTGCAGACAGCGTCTGTTCCTGTGGAGTGTT CTCAACGCTCTGGTCAGGAGCTTCCTCAGGTGGAGAGCTTCACTCCAACCAGCTGCTCTGTAGACGGAGGAGAGGAGCTGCTCATCACTGGATCCAACATCTCCACACAGTCCAGGGTTATGTTCGTGGAGAAGGCGCCCG ATGGAAGATCACTGTGGGAAATGGATGTCAGACCTGTGCCAGAAAAGAGCAGTGAT TCCAGCATCGTGGTCGAGGTCCCTCGTTACAATAAGAAGACAACGGGTCCAGTACAGGTCCAGTTCTATGTCTCTaatggaaagagaagaagaagtctaGCACAGAGCTTCACCTACCTGCCTGCGGTCGGATGTCACCGCACCACCGTTGCAGGAACACAGCTGATCAAACAGGAACACTGGGAGCCGGATCACATCCCCCACAATCCACCTGGATTCTGCCCAGATGTTGCCTATTATGATTCCTCCGATCTTCCAGTGCATTGTGGTCCTCCATCCCAAAACACACCTTGTCTCCActgccctcctccctcctctatCCCCCTGTTTCCTCACACCTCATCTGCCATTCCTTCTCAGACCCCCTCTCAGTCCTCAGTCCCCCATCAGACCTTCATTCCTCTTCAGCCTTCTATCATGGCTCCTGATACCTTCACCATGCCTTGTCAGACCTCCTCAGTCTCCCCTCAGATTTCCACGATGCCTCCTCAGACCTCCTCGGTCCCCCCTCAGATTTCCACGATGCCTCCTCAGACCTCCTCGGTCCTTCCTCTTCAGAGCTCCACCATACCTCTCCAGTCTCAGACCTTCACCGTCCACCCTCAGACCTCCACTCTGCCTCCTCAGATGCCTCCCCTACCTCTTGGAGCGTCCCCTGTTGGACCTGAGGGGGAACCATCTCTATGTCTAAGTCCTGTTAGAGCCTTCGTGACCCCCACTGATGCTCAGAAGAACATCCTGAGTACCAGCCCAGGACAGGTGCTGAGTATCAAGCAGGAGTCAGAGGACCAGCCAAATCTGGGCTCGTTGGGCCTCCGGGAGATCACACTGGATGATG TGAACGAGATCATCGACAGAGACATCAGCAGTCTGAGCAGCAGCGCCGCCCCACCTGACCAGTTTGACCAGTACCACCAGTTCGACTGGGAGCACAAGTCCAGTGATGCTGCCTTGCCGTTCTGCGGAGGCCCTCAGTAG
- the pdcd2l gene encoding programmed cell death protein 2-like, with translation MASPTREVTLIGLCDGDLDPKKYQSSYLTNKVGGHPDWLPLLSRQPPRCGRCGAPLAHVVQVYCPLEASPYHRNLHLFACPGADCSGRSESWRALRSQCLETEVAAASTASKPAPAQEVPLSATDWCDTADDWGMEEGDEGWGGGVKQESQVQEGAAAPEAEGAPAAGEMDVSSRLQDLTLRESLDDVPVFRAFFISVVEESDLFGEGDDLEHAQELLREYERREGVAVGELDGSERGGSGEKYEKTRAKHGDAIFSRFMKKISLCPQQILRYCHGGEPLFISEPPSNMTQVVSACGSCGGSRTFELQLMPALVNLLQRKDSSTEVELEFGTVLVYTCKNSCWTAGSGSTVEEMCFVQTDPDQQLFK, from the exons ATGGCTTCACCCACTCGGGAGGTAACCCTGATCGGTCTGTGTGATGGAGACCTCGACCCAAAGAAATACCAGTCTTCATATCTGACCAACAAAGTTGGGGGTCACCCGGACTGGTTGCCGCTCCTCTCCCGGCAGCCCCCCCGCTGTGGTCGCTGCGGAGCTCCGTTAGCCCATGTGGTGCAGGTGTACTGCCCCCTCGAGGCCTCTCCCTATCACAGGAACCTCCACCTGTTCGCGTGCCCAGGTGCCGACTGCAGCGGCCGCTCAGAGAGCTGGAGGGCGCTCCGCTCTCAGTGTTTGGAGACGGAGGTGGCAGCAGCGTCCACAGCCAGCAAGCCTGCCCCGGCCCAGGAGGTTCCTCTGTCGGCCACTGACTGGTGTGACACCGCCGATGACTGggggatggaggagggagatgaGGGATGGGGCGGAGGTGTGAAGCAGGAAAGCCAGGTGCAGGAGGGGGCTGCCGCACCTGAGGCAGAAG GAGCTCCTGCAGCAGGTGAGATGGATGTCAGCAGCAGACTTCAAGACCTCACTTTGAGAGAATCCCTCGATGATGTTCCAGTCTTCCGCGCTTTCTTCATCAGTGTGGTGGAGGAGTCAGATCTGTTTGGAGAGGGGGACGACCTGGAGCACGCTCAGGAGCTGCTGAGGGAGtacgagaggagagaaggggtGGCAGTGGGGGAGCTCGATGGCAGCGAGAGGGGCGGCAGTGGGGAGAAGTACGAGAAGACCAGAGCCAAACATGGAGATGCCATCTTCTCCAGATTCATGAAGAagatctctctctgtccacagcAGATCCTGCGCTACTGCCATGGCGGAGAACCGCTCTTCATCTCCGAGCCGCCGTCCAACATGACTCAAGTGGTTTCAGCATGTGGCTCCTGTGGAGGATCCAGGACTtttgagctgcagctgatgCCTGCTCTGGTAAATCTGCTACAGAGGAAGGACAGCAGCACggaggtggagctggagttCGGGACAGTCCTGGTTTACACCTgcaaaaacagctgctggacCGCAGGATCAGGTTCCACCGTGGAGGAGATGTGCTTCGTGCAGACCGACCCAGAccagcagctttttaaatga